The Vibrio astriarenae genome contains a region encoding:
- a CDS encoding flagellar motor protein MotB gives MRTPSEHIIIRKSRRREDGRSNGGAWKVAFADFTLAMMAFFMVMWVLQVTTDDEKERIVGKLAGSPDLIAVEESFNNNSLFPIDFGGSALPDQLSAQPTNPYDMGNSLTISVKDGDSNNYGGEGTESLALIAGRYDTQEQMTILGQFIDDYSEHLNVSEHLHVEIVPQGLRVLINDGEDKPMFLRGGSTLTYFFEDLLLALAPVFATVENSLMISGHADSTGFNQRSAGNNWLLSGQRAQMAREILEFGGMPPSRVSQVTAMSDTMLLDEERPHSAVNRRIEILVLTDTSEDMLNALFGREHHNAVDEARTAALQNEPVSVY, from the coding sequence ATGCGTACACCTTCAGAACATATCATTATTCGAAAATCTCGTCGCCGAGAGGACGGAAGAAGCAATGGCGGTGCTTGGAAAGTCGCCTTTGCTGACTTCACCCTAGCGATGATGGCGTTCTTCATGGTGATGTGGGTTCTGCAAGTCACCACTGACGATGAGAAAGAGCGCATTGTCGGTAAGTTGGCGGGCAGCCCAGATTTGATCGCCGTTGAAGAGAGCTTTAACAACAACAGCCTATTTCCGATTGATTTTGGTGGCAGTGCGCTACCGGATCAGCTCAGTGCACAGCCTACCAACCCATATGACATGGGAAACAGCTTAACCATCAGCGTGAAAGATGGTGATAGCAACAACTATGGTGGGGAAGGGACGGAGAGCTTGGCTCTTATCGCAGGCCGCTATGACACCCAAGAGCAGATGACGATTCTTGGTCAGTTTATTGATGACTATAGTGAACATCTGAATGTCAGTGAACATCTGCACGTCGAGATTGTTCCACAGGGGTTGCGCGTACTGATCAATGATGGGGAAGACAAGCCTATGTTCTTGCGTGGCGGCTCAACACTGACCTACTTTTTTGAGGACTTGTTGCTCGCGCTCGCTCCGGTTTTCGCCACCGTTGAGAACTCTTTGATGATCTCAGGTCATGCGGATTCGACCGGATTTAATCAACGTAGTGCGGGTAATAACTGGTTGCTGTCAGGGCAGCGTGCGCAGATGGCACGTGAGATTTTGGAGTTCGGCGGTATGCCACCGAGTCGCGTGTCTCAAGTGACCGCGATGTCAGATACCATGCTGTTAGACGAAGAGCGTCCCCATAGTGCAGTCAACAGGCGTATTGAGATTTTAGTCTTAACCGATACAAGTGAAGATATGCTCAATGCGCTATTCGGGCGAGAGCATCACAATGCCGTGGATGAGGCTCGTACCGCCGCGCTGCAAAATGAGCCGGTGAGCGTTTACTAG
- the motA gene encoding flagellar motor stator protein MotA, whose amino-acid sequence MQKIIGILVIIFGVFGGYVAAGGYLHTMWQPAELAIILGAGIGALILGNPHHVIIEMWRQTLSIAVKKDERRLYQELLSLMHHLLEQVRAGGMRALDEHIEEPNQSSLFLAYPEIMEHPELVVFICDNFRLLAMGKISAHELEGMLEQEILSIEDDMLAPSRSMHRLAEAMPGFGILAAVMGIVITMTNIDADMAQIGVSVAAALVGTFLGIFFCYCVCDPISAAMEKKIKREISAFECVRAILVAYASGKTSIVAVDAGRKLILLDVKPTFAEMESWVTQRVFQ is encoded by the coding sequence ATGCAAAAAATTATCGGTATTTTGGTCATCATATTTGGTGTCTTTGGTGGCTATGTTGCGGCGGGTGGTTACCTGCATACGATGTGGCAACCGGCTGAACTGGCCATTATTTTAGGCGCAGGTATTGGTGCGCTTATTCTTGGTAACCCACACCATGTAATTATTGAAATGTGGCGCCAAACTCTGTCTATCGCAGTGAAAAAAGACGAACGTCGTCTGTATCAAGAGTTGTTGTCTTTGATGCATCACTTGCTTGAGCAGGTACGCGCGGGTGGTATGCGTGCCCTTGATGAGCATATCGAAGAGCCAAATCAAAGTAGCCTATTCCTTGCTTATCCAGAGATCATGGAACACCCAGAGTTAGTGGTGTTCATCTGTGATAATTTCCGCTTATTAGCGATGGGTAAAATCTCAGCTCATGAGCTGGAAGGGATGCTAGAGCAAGAAATTCTATCAATAGAGGATGACATGCTTGCGCCTTCTCGCAGCATGCATCGTTTAGCCGAAGCGATGCCTGGTTTTGGTATCTTGGCTGCGGTAATGGGCATCGTGATCACCATGACCAATATTGATGCCGATATGGCACAGATTGGTGTTAGCGTGGCAGCAGCGCTAGTGGGTACCTTCTTGGGTATTTTCTTTTGTTACTGTGTGTGTGACCCAATCAGCGCTGCAATGGAAAAGAAAATCAAACGTGAAATCTCAGCGTTTGAATGTGTTCGTGCCATCTTGGTAGCGTATGCCTCTGGCAAAACCTCGATTGTCGCTGTTGACGCAGGGCGCAAACTTATTCTTCTTGATGTGAAGCCAACCTTCGCTGAAATGGAGAGCTGGGTAACTCAGAGAGTATTCCAATAA
- the fliA gene encoding RNA polymerase sigma factor FliA gives MLDAQVSLPDEYVDAQPQSSAVNEGEILRQYLPLVKRIVNQLRPHCTATVGIDDMEQLGLMGLLEASRRYGEMDENFPIFASRRIRGSILDELRRRDWRPRQLRQQAHDLMNKVKLLTKKLAREPSEQEILSELGITSDEYHRTLAVSQAEELQSLDTLIQESGEAYSPEVEDEGTQQMIDHNMIVFALGKLPEREQVILSLYYLKELSLKEIAMVVGLTEARVCQLHKSAVKNLQVMIKQQF, from the coding sequence ATGTTAGATGCTCAGGTTAGCTTACCAGACGAATATGTTGACGCTCAGCCGCAGTCGTCAGCCGTCAATGAAGGTGAAATTCTTAGACAATACCTTCCCTTAGTGAAACGAATCGTCAACCAGCTTCGTCCACACTGTACCGCTACTGTGGGCATCGATGACATGGAGCAGCTCGGGTTGATGGGGTTGCTCGAAGCGTCACGACGTTATGGGGAGATGGATGAAAACTTTCCTATCTTCGCATCACGACGCATTCGTGGCTCGATTCTTGATGAGCTGCGCAGAAGAGATTGGCGACCAAGACAGCTGCGCCAGCAAGCGCATGACCTAATGAACAAGGTCAAGCTGCTGACCAAAAAGTTGGCCCGTGAGCCGAGTGAGCAAGAGATTTTGTCAGAGCTCGGCATCACGAGTGATGAGTATCATCGCACGCTAGCCGTCAGCCAAGCAGAAGAGCTGCAAAGCTTGGATACCTTGATTCAAGAGAGCGGTGAAGCCTACTCGCCTGAGGTAGAGGACGAAGGCACCCAGCAAATGATTGATCACAATATGATTGTGTTCGCACTGGGTAAACTGCCTGAGCGTGAGCAAGTGATTTTGAGTTTGTATTACCTAAAAGAGTTAAGCCTCAAAGAGATTGCCATGGTTGTGGGACTCACCGAGGCGCGCGTTTGCCAGCTGCATAAGTCGGCTGTGAAAAATCTTCAAGTGATGATCAAGCAACAGTTTTAA
- a CDS encoding flagellar basal body-associated FliL family protein, protein MFNFNHPGVKLVFAGLFSAALIVGAAGGTYYMLSNNLSQGDSLFSGSQSENQVHFMPLDKFVISLNGEERMHYLLLELDLKTMNNVAHEELLAFRPVVNNVLLKMFSQMSYEEMREMDDIEALQLQVKSKLTNTLQKNGYQHAISDVLFTKLVLQ, encoded by the coding sequence ATGTTTAACTTTAATCACCCAGGTGTGAAGCTCGTATTTGCAGGCCTATTTTCCGCAGCACTGATTGTCGGAGCGGCTGGTGGTACTTACTACATGCTGAGCAACAACTTGTCTCAGGGAGACAGCTTGTTCTCTGGTAGTCAATCAGAGAACCAAGTGCACTTTATGCCTCTGGATAAGTTTGTTATTTCACTCAATGGTGAAGAGCGCATGCACTACTTATTGCTTGAGCTGGATTTAAAAACCATGAATAACGTGGCGCATGAAGAGCTTTTGGCATTCCGTCCGGTAGTGAATAACGTACTGCTCAAGATGTTTAGCCAGATGAGCTATGAAGAGATGCGTGAAATGGATGACATTGAAGCGCTTCAGTTGCAAGTCAAATCTAAGCTAACCAACACTTTGCAGAAAAACGGTTATCAGCATGCGATTAGCGATGTGTTGTTCACCAAGTTAGTACTGCAGTAG
- a CDS encoding flagellar hook-length control protein FliK, with the protein MSVIANTPAPSMTHSAGHSAISASADQALSFAELLGIGDIPSDESAGEYWFDLYDQLKQLAEQEDWQFDADKPFLAQLPPEGQFRVISMVSQFDGQVQQQVLQMMRRADGLQSVDVQLGQTQQSLSSHHLASAQGEQQTLNFTQALERMMANAMVPVRPEHNNPELLQAVKSAQMTNASMMMQSSNFASTAPQATTQANHTHAEWAPIKVDENKQAWGQQMLSVLKDRVQMQMNQDVSQARIRLDPPHLGTLELAVRVDNNKVHVQLFASDPTLREAISQQAERLRFDLESKQLAGASVNVDVSDQPQEEHSEDPQYQQEIVAQSDWHESTLELSGHNDHRITRLI; encoded by the coding sequence ATGAGTGTCATTGCCAATACACCTGCGCCTTCGATGACGCATAGCGCTGGGCACAGCGCTATCTCGGCGTCGGCTGACCAAGCTTTGAGCTTTGCAGAGCTTTTGGGCATTGGTGACATTCCCTCAGACGAGAGTGCTGGCGAATACTGGTTCGATCTCTACGACCAACTAAAGCAGCTTGCCGAGCAAGAAGACTGGCAGTTTGATGCAGATAAGCCATTCCTTGCTCAGCTTCCGCCGGAAGGCCAGTTTCGTGTTATCTCGATGGTCAGCCAGTTTGATGGCCAGGTTCAGCAGCAAGTACTGCAGATGATGCGCCGTGCTGATGGGCTGCAAAGTGTCGATGTGCAACTTGGCCAGACACAACAATCGTTATCCAGCCATCATTTAGCGTCTGCGCAAGGTGAACAACAAACCTTGAACTTCACACAAGCTTTAGAGCGCATGATGGCAAACGCGATGGTACCTGTGCGCCCTGAGCACAATAACCCAGAGCTGCTACAAGCCGTAAAGTCTGCACAGATGACCAATGCATCGATGATGATGCAGTCATCAAACTTTGCTTCGACGGCGCCACAAGCAACAACGCAAGCCAATCATACTCACGCTGAATGGGCGCCCATTAAAGTGGATGAAAACAAGCAAGCGTGGGGTCAGCAGATGCTTTCGGTGTTAAAAGACCGAGTGCAAATGCAGATGAATCAAGATGTCTCGCAGGCGCGTATCCGCCTTGACCCTCCTCACTTAGGCACACTTGAGCTGGCGGTGAGAGTGGATAACAACAAGGTACATGTTCAGCTGTTTGCCAGTGACCCAACATTGCGCGAAGCCATTTCTCAGCAAGCGGAACGCCTGCGTTTTGACCTAGAGTCGAAACAGCTTGCCGGTGCAAGCGTTAACGTCGATGTCAGTGACCAACCGCAAGAAGAGCACAGCGAGGATCCTCAGTACCAACAAGAGATCGTCGCTCAGTCTGACTGGCACGAATCGACGCTTGAATTATCAGGTCACAACGACCACAGAATCACACGTTTAATCTAA
- the fliS gene encoding flagellar export chaperone FliS, which translates to MFTEESGFDAYQQVDVEAQAAAASPYQLVLMLIEGFLDTLTRAEGHMEAKRFKEKGEAIARCLDIIGGLNSALDMERGGEMAEQMNRLYDFCSLRLFEASTGNDATKLAEVREVMTNIQEGWKNFGVAHGNN; encoded by the coding sequence ATGTTTACTGAAGAGTCTGGCTTTGATGCTTATCAACAAGTTGATGTTGAAGCGCAAGCCGCCGCAGCGAGCCCATATCAACTTGTACTTATGCTCATCGAAGGATTTCTCGACACGTTGACGCGTGCAGAGGGTCATATGGAGGCTAAGCGCTTTAAGGAGAAAGGCGAGGCAATTGCTCGCTGCTTAGACATCATCGGTGGCCTCAATAGTGCACTAGATATGGAACGTGGCGGTGAAATGGCTGAGCAGATGAATCGCCTTTATGACTTCTGCAGCTTACGCCTTTTTGAGGCAAGCACTGGCAATGATGCCACTAAGCTGGCTGAAGTTCGTGAGGTGATGACTAACATTCAAGAAGGCTGGAAAAACTTCGGAGTTGCGCATGGAAATAACTAG
- the fliD gene encoding flagellar filament capping protein FliD: protein MIDPAQMAMQMVMIQRQPFDIQYANQQKMYETQLNAWKEIDSAFSTFKTALDGINTPDNSFVKNSVTINEEGYINATAGRYAREGSYDIFVEQLAKAQQDAIGFGGEELPADGSMSITLSSGEVVELNYADFDDIHHLADHINELDAGINASVVRSDGELNLLLSSDETGIENGFTVTVDEQQVTHKQLSEALDAVIHVGGEGGLVVSNSNNTFDDVIYGVSFEVTKAQESGDAPITMVVGTDQEASKEAVEDFVDAYNDLMKVLLKHTQTEYKIENDDSDDDDDEDSDYEKVTEAGVLASDSTARSIKNTLNNTMRGLYDEGTLFSIGIEANRDGTLKIDSDRLEKTLAEEPEKIDALFFGEQGVLNNLEKVIDPYTGSSNSGTNLLKTRQDTLQGNIDRVDEKKERLDYRMEKTYDRYLREYTAMQQVMSQMQSTGSMFMY, encoded by the coding sequence ATGATCGATCCAGCACAAATGGCGATGCAGATGGTAATGATTCAGCGTCAGCCATTTGATATTCAATATGCTAATCAACAAAAAATGTATGAGACTCAGCTAAACGCGTGGAAAGAAATCGATTCAGCGTTTAGCACTTTTAAAACGGCACTTGATGGTATCAATACCCCAGACAACAGTTTTGTCAAAAACTCGGTCACAATCAATGAAGAGGGTTACATCAATGCGACCGCAGGTCGTTATGCGCGCGAAGGCTCTTATGACATTTTCGTAGAACAGTTGGCTAAGGCACAACAAGATGCTATCGGTTTTGGTGGTGAAGAGTTGCCAGCCGATGGCTCGATGTCGATCACACTTTCGTCTGGTGAAGTGGTTGAGCTGAACTATGCTGACTTTGATGACATTCATCATTTAGCGGATCATATCAATGAGTTAGACGCCGGTATCAACGCTAGCGTAGTCCGCAGTGATGGCGAACTAAACCTATTACTGAGTTCTGACGAAACAGGTATAGAAAACGGCTTTACTGTTACCGTAGATGAGCAACAAGTAACTCACAAGCAACTGAGTGAAGCATTAGATGCAGTTATCCATGTAGGCGGTGAAGGTGGCCTAGTTGTCTCAAACAGCAACAATACGTTTGATGACGTAATTTATGGCGTCTCTTTTGAGGTGACTAAAGCTCAAGAGTCGGGTGATGCTCCTATCACTATGGTAGTGGGTACTGACCAAGAGGCATCAAAGGAAGCCGTAGAAGATTTTGTTGATGCTTACAACGACCTAATGAAAGTTCTTCTTAAACATACTCAGACCGAATACAAGATTGAAAACGATGATTCGGATGATGATGATGATGAAGACAGTGACTACGAAAAAGTTACTGAAGCTGGTGTTTTAGCAAGTGATTCAACGGCTCGTAGTATCAAAAACACCCTCAATAATACCATGCGCGGCCTATACGATGAAGGCACACTCTTCAGTATTGGCATCGAAGCAAACCGCGATGGCACACTAAAAATCGATAGTGACCGATTAGAAAAAACCCTTGCGGAAGAGCCTGAAAAAATTGATGCGCTGTTCTTTGGTGAACAAGGTGTACTCAACAATCTTGAGAAAGTCATTGACCCATACACAGGCAGCAGCAATAGCGGCACCAATCTACTAAAGACTCGCCAAGACACCCTCCAAGGCAATATCGACCGCGTAGACGAAAAGAAAGAGCGTCTCGATTACCGTATGGAAAAAACCTATGACCGTTACCTGCGTGAATACACTGCGATGCAGCAAGTGATGTCACAGATGCAGTCTACGGGCTCAATGTTTATGTATTAA